AACCTCTGCTCGTACCCTTCAATTGTATCCTGAAACTGAAACAGAGATAATTAAAAGGCGCTGTCATGACCGACATGTTCTCGGTCAGACGGCTGATTGAATTAGCACAAGATGAAGCTGGTTATGGGACAATATATAACAATTAAACAGAATGTTACTGAAGGCAAGATAACGCTGCTCTTCCTATGCTTCATGTGCATTTGCATTCAGTTTCCTGTATTTTCCTCACCTGCAGACAGCAAGCATGGGCAGCCAGATATTTGTCAGTGACCCACCACTCGCAATGGGAGCAGCAACGGAATATGCATGGGAACGGCGTCAGCCCCTGTGTTGTCTGAAAGGCCATTGTTTTCAGGCGCAGCAAAGGGGTTGGAACCGGAGCCTAGAGATTGCCACCAACGCACAAGTACAGCGTGAATATGCCCGGGCTGCTACTCTGACCTGTTCCTTCAGGCAGACATATTCCTCCGAAATTTTCCCTGATTTTGATGCCTGGCCCCTGCAGATTTCTCGACCTTTCAGAATTGTTTAGGCAAAGCTGCTCCTGTAAATACTCAAACTGTAAAAAAGTCGATAAGTCTTTTCACTGGACCCTCTGCTTATCATTGGCCGTTCTGTGGTTCACTGCAGAAAGAGACCAGCTGAGACTGTAACAATAACAAACCTCTAGAACTTGCCATATTTCCGTCAAAACATGGCACATTCCGTTGAAACATGTCACATTATTCCGTGCAAGAAACGGGATGGAAACGTCAATTGCCAGCGAGAATATGGCCATGTCACTGCACCGGTGACCGGTCTCGGCCAGCACTACCAGTCCACCATGGCCACACCATCAGCCACCACCGGGGGGCGTCGTCCACAGCACAATGCGCGCCGGCTTTCGACAGAAGCTTCCTTTTTGATCCATGCCGATAGCTACGCCCCCCTCGCTTGCTTGCGTGCGCCGAGATCTGGATTAGATTCCTTGATTCCCCTGTCACCGCCAAAAGCCAAGGGCTGTTTGCCAATTGCATCCGGGAGCTCGACATGGACACGGCTGCTTTGCCGCCTCtctgaagaagaaaagaaacctGAAACAAAACGCACAGCTCGTCATCAGGTAATATTCTCTTCTCTTGGGACTTTTTAGGTGAGGTGAGGAAAtgttattcccaatctttgccGGCCTCCCTGACATTTACCTGTCCAGTCGATGCACGATTTCGTCTCGCCTTTTGCTGACGGATTGCGCACGCGCGCGCCCTGGGTCCTTTTGGCACCGGATTTTACAGCGGGCAGGCAGGCAGTGAGATCAAAGCAAGGTTAGACAGATTGCCCATCTGCGATGCATATGCTTCGTGTCTTCACTTCAAAGCAAATTTTCGTGTGCCGGGAAAGCGTTGGCACTGCagagagggaaggaggaagGCGTTGCTGGGGCGAGGAGACggtggtgccggtggtggtggtggtggggctgAGAGAATCCAGGCCTAGGAACAAGCAGGCGAGAGGTGTGAGGAAACAGCAAGAGAACAACAGCAATGCATGCACCAGAGAGGAATCGATGACGAATGGCCCTTTGCTTCTCTCTCATCTTTTTTTCCCTTGCTCCTttttccaactttttttttgataaaattttcgttttccttttttttttctttcctagCTCTCTCTCAATTCTATCCTTTTGAGAGGGGGTGTGTAGTTGAACTGTTTCGCTTTTGCCCCGCCTACTGCTGAAAGATTCTCCCTCTTTCAGGTCAAAGAAGTGAAAGCAAAAGCAGCAAAACAATTGAGGTGGTGACATGGAGGATGCAAAAGAAGATGCTGCCATGCCACGGCATGGCCCCCAGCTGCCTCACGCGCCATATTCCCTTGCCGATTCGCGCCCCGGGCGTATCCATACATATACCGCCGGAGGCGGAGACGGAGCCGGAATATCTCCCACCGGTGGAGTCCAAGGAAAGGAACCAACACCCAGCCGGCTGCCTATAAGAACCAGCCCGCCCGCACCTCGCAGCAGAATCGATCACTTGCTGTCGTTGGTTGAGGTCCTTGCTGTTGTCGTCGTCTGCAACTTCGGCCGCTGCGGCTTCTCATGCTGGCCACGCCGccgacgctgctgctgctgctgcgacaCCGGTGGGGGGCACGCTGGAAATGTCATCGTCGGGCGGtggccagcagcagcaaggcGAGGGCAGGCCGAGGCTCAGGTGGACGAGCCAGCTGCACGGCCGCTTCGAGCTCGCCGTGGCCCAGCTCGGCGGCGCAGACAGTAAGCCGTCGTCGCTGCTCGCTCATTCGTTGCTGGCCCTTCAGCTTGCCTTGATATCTGATCACGCACTTTTCTCTGGCATTGCAGAGGCGACGCCCAAGTCGGTCCTGAGGGCGATGGCCGTGCCGGAGCTCACGCTCTACCACCTCAAGAGCCACCTCCAGGtgcccccaccgcgccgccgaTCGCCGGAAAATTTTTATTCTCTTAATCGCGAGCTCTGCTCGAGCTGAATtctggctactgctgctgctgcagaagTACCGGCTGGCGGTGAGCCGAGGCCTCATCACCACCTCACCCGGCGACAACGGAGAGGGCGCCAACGACCGCTCATCCTCCTCGGAGAACGAGTACGACGAGGACGCCGTCGCCGAGTTGCATGGTGCATTCACCGCCGACGATGGAGCCGGTGCTAAAGAAGGTCTCTGCGATTCTTCCAGGAGCATGGCACGGATGCACAGGGAGGTGCAGAGGAAGCTGCAGGAGCAGATCGAGGTAAACGATCGATCAGTCACCATTCCGAATTTATTCTGACAGATTCAGACTGCTAGTTCACGGATGCCGATCAAGCAGAGCTTAAGCTTATTGGTTCCATGCTCGTTCTCGGCAGGTCCAGAGGCACCTGCAGCTGAGGATCGAGGCGCAGGGGAGGTACCTGCAGTCCGTGCTGCACCGAGCGTACGAGGTCCTCTCTGACGACCACAACCTCGgatcgccggcggccacggAGCTCTCGGAGCTGGCCTCCGCGGTGGAGTCCGGGTgcctgtcctcctcctcctccctctcgccgtccccgccgcgccgccgcgccgccggcagctgcgtcacgtcctcctcctcctgggagGCCGAGAGCCACGCTGCCGCAGGGTCCAAGCGGCCGTGCACGTGCGCTGTCGAGCAGCCGGCGCAGGGTAAGAGGACCTTCCTGCAGCAGAGCCACGACCACGGGGCAGAGGAAGCTGACGCGGACGCTGAAGCAGAGGACGGCAGCTCATCAGAGATCGATCTCAACAGGTAGGGGGAAGGAGACGATCGCGATCAGAAGCATCTTCTGCTGCATGTGCCGAGCATCGGGAACAGGGGATGATTGGCGGTGTGGCCTCCAAGGTTGGGACCAGGCTTTTTCAGCAATGTCTGATGCTGCAATAGCTGGTGCTACTATACACTGCTCTTCATTCCATAATATGATACATCTATATTTTCATTTATGCATATGGTTCTTGTGTTTCATCTACCtctgtaaaaagaaaaaaaaagaatttgtaACTGGAACTAGAGGAAGGCCCAGCTGCAGATGAGGCACATGCAGTATGCTTGAGCTGCAATGCAAAGGATGTATGTATAGTTATAGAACTGTGAACTGTCGTAGCTAGTGTCATTATATGCCATCAGTGAGATTGATGCCTTAATGGGGCAATGGGATGAAGTTTGGAATGCAACTTAAGATTAAACTTTCAAACTTGGGTTTAGTGCACAACAAGAAGTTCAGTTACAGCAGTTAGAGGATAAGTTAAGCTCTCACATAGATAAAAAATGATGaggcagcaaaaaaaaaaatcagacagTGCAGTTTTCCAAATTATCAAGGATTTGCATACGCAACGAAGATTGAAACTCTAAAATGCTACGCAAGGAATATTTATGTGAAAACTGCATTTGAGAGATTTAATGATATTTCCTCTACCCAACTACACCTAATCCTAAGAAAGAACGGACAAACCAAGGAATCTTACACAGTTAGCATGAGAAATGGCTGAACCCAAAGCCATGCTGCACAAACCTAAAGTTTTGAAGAATATTTCTGTTCTGGCCTAGTCACCAGTTCACCTGCCGCGACTCCTTCACTTGGGACCTAAAGTCCACTCCAACTTAGAGCCAAGTGGCTCAGATCGGTCCAGTAACCCCACTTCTGAAATATTCTTCCAGTTCACTAATCCTACAAGCTTGGACACTTGATTCCAGCGACTTTTTATTCAATGCACATTGTTCATATTTGCGTGCCCCCTGATGGAAAAAGGAATCAAAGAATATGAACGGATCATATAGCGACATAAGAGCCGGCCTAGGCTTGGATTCCCTGGCTAGTTGCTACAAATGGTTGTTCCTATCTTAAGTGACCAAAGCTCAGGACCAACAACGCAATAGACTAAGGGAAGAAACAAATGAAAATAGCAATCTTTCTGCGCGCATACTCATAGCACAACGCCTATAAGCAACTACAGCACAACGGCAATTCCCAAGGTTTTGAACCTGACTAATGGCCGGAAAGGAGATACCTGATGATCTTCTACTCGATCCCTTGGTGCCATACTGCCATTTCAGGATTTGCCGCGACCCATATCTCAACGTCATGTGCTAGTATCCACAGGTCAGTCCGTCAGTGTACAAGCATATGGCAAATCCTCAAGCACCGATGAAAATTCGGTGGCCAGTCCTGATGATTTCatgaaagaaagagagagacgCCTATCAGCAACCCTGTGATTCTGTCGCTGCCTCAGAAAATCTAGACAGCCGTCAGGTAGCATTTTCAGGCTTTTGCTTTCAGGTAGTGTTTTCAGATGACCGTGACCCACCCGATCAGTGTCCTACTCCATTAACGGGTGGTCGTTCGGTGACAAGAACCTTTTGTTGGTTAATTGCTTGTCATATGTTTCAGATCTATGCTGCTGGTAAGCTGATTCCCATCCTCTTGATGCTCTGTCAGACACGCACTAATGATCTGATGATGTCCTCTGTAATGGGCTTCATTTCACCAGAATATATCCACCAAAGTAGTAGAGTTTTAGAGGGTAGCCTGATTGTATACGCAGGATTACCGTACCTCTTCCAAGCTCTGAATTAGAACTTTTTCTTAGTTTCTGCAGTCGTTGACCCTTCCTGATTCGAAGAGACCAATATAATGCGGACAGGTTCAGAAATGCGCAGGGGCATGCCATTGCCGGCTAACAACCTTCAGATAATCAAATGGAAGGACCTACAAGGTGGACAATGCGCAACAATATTCAGAGTTCTTTCGATATGTCAGATGAAATCGCGCGATATGCCGTGCCACAAAGGAAAACCCACTGAACAAACATCTAATATGGTGGCCCAATGTCTGAAAACAATAGTGTAATGCCATGGATCAGATAAACAAAGAAGCCGCACGGTATCAAATCCCATATGTTCCTTCatcacaaaaataaaaagggaaaagaaaaatactcCATAGTAGGAGTAGGTGGGAATGATGTCGAGTTCCTGACCATCGGAGTTGCGACCGTATCGCGAGGAAAGGGAACGCGGTGCCCGCGTCGGAGTGGGAGTCAGCGATTCTACGTCGAGTTCACCGCGATGTActcaccggcgccggcccgGTTGCAGCCCCCGCGGGTGGGTGCTCcacgcgccgccggcgtccccgcgCTCCCGCCCGCTCTGCTAGTGCAGAAGGCGGAGCGGGCGACGGCAGCGGGTCTTGGGCCCAAGTATAAATGGGCCAGCCAGATGTTGTGTAGTAATTGTGAAGACGTTTAGGCTGGGACGACTTCTTCTGTCTGGGCTTCGAGCACCTATACGGGCTGAAAGCCCGAATACAATCAGGCCTAGAGGAAAGGCCTGTTGCTGCAAAACTCTAGGTGCAATCTGGCCGTTCTTCGTGTCTTTCGGAAGGTAGGTAACTAACTCTTTAAAGCCTATTAAGCTcattacaatattttttttaacatttatcaatatattttttaaaaaaagtgtgACTTAATTGTTGCCAACATTTCTTGACAttgaacaatattttttttatatataccaacatttttctttaatatttttacattcaccaacattatcgctcaacaattttttacgtgcaccaacttttttttcacTTGCCAATATCTTtttctcaatatttttttacattcaccaagtTTTTTACGTAAAAATTGTTGAGATAGtttatttaaaatgttgagATGGCTTGGTGGGCTATTGTGGACCAATTATTGGGCTATTGTTGAATTATAAATGTTTAGTTATTTATCTTTTGGAAGATGGATATGATTTCCTGCGATCTGCGCCCGAGGCACAGATGAACCTGCAGCCGAGGCACAAGAGAAGAGACAGGACGGGGCCACGGGGAGTAAGTATCACTTTTGGATTCAGAATTTCTATTTGTTGATCCTTCGTATCGTGGTTCGCAATTGGTGTTTTCTCTTCCTTTGCCCTTTCAGGCAACCAGGTTTTTTTTGTCCGTGAGAGTGTaggtgtgtgtgggtgtggtGGTGTCTGGTGTGTCTGTGGGTGTTTGTGTGAGTCCATGTATAACTCTTTTACTTTTTGATACGTAGTTTTTTCTgcgtgttcaagaaaaaattGGTGTTTTCTTACTGAATTTTTGTGTTTCATGTCACCTCGCAAATATCGCTGAACTTCACTCAAATACCGTTCAGGCAGGCTCAtggcggagggagggggtgTGGCGAGGGCCAGGCCCCCCAATGGTTTGTAATTTTCCATTGAAAATTTTAAATTCAATCAAATTTTTAGATAAATTAGCATTGTTGCTCCCCctaacaatgaaaaaaaaacgaaTTTCTAGCTACGTCCCTGGGCAGGCGAGAGAGATTCTTCTCTCGCCTGCCTCGCGTCGCTCCCCTAGCGAGAGCATTGCCTCCTTTGCGTCCGCGGCACCTTTTGCTTGGTCAGTAACAACCTCTGGTATTTGCAGCTGCTGTAGGCCCTTTAGCATGCGGCCATGAGGAATCTCCCTATGTGCACCACAGCAATCCAAGAGATGATCCAAACAAAGAAGGAAGTGGAGTCTGAGAAGAAACGAGAGAAGGAAATGGAGTCTGAGAGGAACAAGAGGAGTCCAACGATGAGTGCAATGTGGCCATCGAGGAGGAGACTAGAGGTTGAGAATCTCGGCCGAGGAGGTCCTTTCCCAAGGGAGAAGCGACAACAATATCATGTTCATGGACATGTCTGGCCTTGATGACAAACAGAAATCATATGTTGATGCAATGTGTCTTAGCATCGATGATCAATTAGAAGGCAATGAGGACTTTGGAGGAAGTGGGAGTGGGGTTGTGTGATGGTCTATGACTCTATGTTTGATATACGTTTGGATGAATGTTTTGGTACTAGATAAATTATGTTATATTTGGACACATCTGAAATTGAAAATTATGTATTTGAAATATTGTTGAATTATGTGATGatctagcattttttttaaaaaaattgagatACACGCATTCATCATTTCATGTGTACCCGAAGGTTAACGAAAATTTGAGCAAATTCAGACGGACTAGATTCTCAATAAATTCTTATTGATTCTGGTTATCAACACGGGCCTGAACTGTGAATACGCTCAAAAGTTCTGCCCATACCACATGAACGCAAACAGATTCTCCCAGTTTATCACACCGTACCAATGCCATGAAGGTTGACAGGTTGGCAATTGCACCTCAACCTTGTTGAATTCAAACTTGTCTACACTTGTTACACGAGAACAGGAAAAAAATACAGAAATAGCACAATTTGCATGGGTGGTCAGTCTGACCAAATGGCTGCTGCTCGATAGTAAAATAGATCCACTAGTCCATGTGCCACATCAAGTAAAATGTCTGGTCACACATGTTACTCAGAAGGCGTATTTGGCTTCTTACAGAACAAAATTTACATGCTACACTTATAATGCATTTCAAGCTCTGCCAGAATTGGACAGAATTATGAGCGTTAAGAAGTGGTGTACATTTACAAGTTTTAAGCCTACACGGGTTATAAACTGAGCGGGTTATAAACTGAGGAAGCTAACAATCTTCCCTTATGAATCTGAACTCTGACAAAGCGATATCACTaaattgccaaaaaaaaaagctacaaCTTCGAAGATCTAGAGAAATTGGTAGCTGGTGCTATTACATTTACAACTGCTGCAATTCTTCCAACTGTGAAATGCATCTCTACAGGATCTGAACAAAAATGCTGCTGCACCAATCATTTTTATTTTGTCATGGTGCTTCAGTAAGCACTGTTATTATAAATTTAGAATGATGACACTATCTGAATGGCCTTCTTGGCAGTAAAGAATGGTTGAATCAAATCTGAACAAGACCGGAGTCCGAAGGGAATTGAAGGATGACAATCTATCTGAATGGTCTTCTTGGCAGTAAAGAATGGTTGGATAAAATCTGACCAAGACTGATGGGAAGAATGCCAGTGCTATCTATGACCTTGACAGTAAAAGAATGGTTGGATCATATCTGGCCAAGACTGATGGGAAGAATGCTTAATTACCATTGTATTCTGAAGTCATTATGTGCAGGGGAGAGGGGCTTTGCTTGCACTCAATTCTCGTAAGCAGTTATGTCCGTTTCATCGAAGACAGATTATGGAGTGGAAGGAGGTAGTGTACCCACATACCCAAAGCCAGCAACAAGGAAAGCTATGCCTTGAAGGAAGAGGAATATGTAGTATCCCTTCTTAGCGTAAAACACGTCATAGCAACCACACAGAATTATGCAGGTTCCAACGAAAAGTTCTGAGCAGTGGTACCTGATATAGAGATTGTTTGTAAGCATTTGAAAACACTGGAAAGTATGCCATTAACACTATCCTCATTCATATAAGAATGTAAGAATCTATATTAGTGTTTTGAAAGTACCTACTCCCACCGCTCCAAAACATAAGAGGTTTTAGTTCCGTTCTAAGAAAAACTCGGATTACTTTGactaagtttatagaaaaatatattaacatctacaataccCAATAAATGAGGTATCAAGACATTTGATGGTGGATTTAATTAAACTAATTTCACGTTGTACGTTGGTGCATTTTCCTATAAACTTGGTCGAAGTTAAAAGAAGTTTAacttaggaaaaaaataaaaccttACATTTTGAATGGAGGGTAACATGTTAGCTTCAAGAAAATCTCAATGATAATAAATAAACTTACCTCTCCCAAAATCTTGTCCGCTTCTTCACGAGCTTTGGTACAAGGGGCTCTGTTAGCTTCACGTCGGGCTCTGTTAGCTTCACATCAATCACCTTTATAGAATCAGATCCATTGATGTTAGGCTTTGTCTTGTTGGCGTCGCCCAACTTCTCGGTGACAACCCACTCATTGACTCGTCCTCCAGCATCCAGAAGACCACTTACTGCAGCTTTAATCCGGTGCAATGACATGACATTCTCAAACAGGACCCAGAGGATCACCAGGTGAAATGAACTGTAACAGCGAGGAGCTTTCAGGTATCAGGTGCTATATGAATGTGACAACTGCAATTTCATTCGAAAACTTGAATCTTGCCATGCTTGTTACCTTGGGGTGCCAAGAGCCTTCAAGAGGGTGATAACTGTTGGGACATAGACAACCCCCCAGAGCGGGATTTGAATCTCAGGGAGCAAAACTGACACAGGGATTGCAAAGCAGTAGTAGATGAATGTCACTGTATGAGCAGCAACCTTCCCGACGAAGAAGAAATCGTAGCATAGGTGGATTTTGCTCCACAATGACACTTTCTacacaagaaaaaaaagctaTACCTGTCAGCCAATGTTGTTATACGCTGCGCTTGTAGAGGCAGCCTGAAGAAAACACAAACCTTGCTTTCTAAAATCTCTACCATCATTTTCTTGAACAGGTTTGCCGGTCCACATGACCACCTGTGCTGCTGAAACCTGTATGCCTTGAATGTGCTAGGTAGCTCACTCTTGACCTAAGCACGGACATATGCAGTATTCTGTGGACTGTTAGGTTCGTTTCTCATTATGTTCTGAAATTTCCTACAAGCAAGCAAAGGAGAACCAGCATACTTTTATGTCACCGATGTAAACGAATTTCCATCCCCGCAGCATCGCGCGGACAGCCAGATCCATATCCTCCACTGTTGTCCGGTCCTTCCAGCCCCCAGCATCATCAATCGCTGAAATCCTCCAGACACCAGCTGTCCCTGAAAGATGAACATTGCTCTTGTAAGGCTTACGAACAGCAGATCGTTTAATTTTCTGAGTTTGATAGTAGAATTATGTATATGGGGCACATGATGTACCATTGAAGCCGAAGAATGAGTACACCGACGATCCTGCCTCTTGCTCATACTTAAAATGGTAGTCCAAAGACATTTCTTGGAATCTTGTCAGCAGACATTCATCAGAATTGACTGCACATATGGTTCACCGACGCTTAGAACAAGTAAAGTTTATCGCAATATATCATTTCTGTCAGCTGTCAAACTAACATTTTGCATAAGAGATCGCATCTGTACTAACCAAATTTCCAGCGAGTCTGgacgagggcaatctccggaTTGTGCACGAGGAACGGAATAGTCCTGAGGAGAAAATCGGACTCAGGCTGGAAGTCGGCATCAAACATGGCAATGTACTGGCAGTCTTTGACGTAGTCATGCTTCAATCCTTCCTTGAGCGCGCCAGCCTTGTACCCCTTCCGGTTCCCCCTGACCTCGTACTTTATGTTCACGCCTTTGCTCATCCATCTGTGGCACTCCATCTCCACCAAATCCTGAAAATGGAAACAAAAGAGTTAATATGTTTACCGCTGGTAGTGGTAATATCACTAATACTTGATGAAATTAGAGTCCAAAGAGTGAATTATTGGTATTGTGCTCGCGATGCTGGTCAGTGTCCAATggcatcagaaattcagaataaCTCAAAATCAAAAACGACGCATAGCGTGCAGAACAAAGGATATGACATTCGAACCTACAATGCTACGAGCGAACAGAAGTTACCGGGATGCAATCCACATTCTATGGAAAGACAAGGTAGCTACCAATCCCTTGAACCCAATCCAAATGCGTCATACCTCTGACGGCGAGGCACGAGACGCCCTGATGACACATCAGATATCCTACTCCGACGCCTCCCTGTACCACCCCTCGACATCACCTCCCGCGCACGCCGCTCGCTGATGCAGTCCCAGGCCCCCGGCGCACGCCGCGCGTCCGCGCGCCGTCACGTCCGGCGTAGGCGGCGAGGACTCGCCGGAGTTCCGTCTAGGGGCGACCAACCCTTTCGCAGTAAGCCCATGATGTTGCAGTCCAGCCCACCCACATGGGCCTACCTACACGCTCGCTAGATGGAAAGCCCGTATCTACTCAGCAAGCAGCAAGGAACAACTTGCAGCCCATTACgaagattctttttttttttctttttggaaccAGTGTGAAAATTCTTGGCAAGATGGTCCTGTCGACGACTTTCTATACTAGTACTACTCTAAATGTACATGTACATTCAAATTCTCCTAAAAAGATGAAAATTGAAATGAGCTTGAGCTCCGTAAGAATTCTGGCAGGAATTATTCGAGGGAAGCCTAGGCCGCCTTTGATCCCCTAAATCCCAACGGGATGCCGTTCTCGATCGAGATGCATCACGACAGTGCGTGCGACTGGAACGGTTCATCGAGCGCGTTTCGTTTACCCCTAGCGGCGATCTTGTTGGCTCC
The genomic region above belongs to Setaria italica strain Yugu1 chromosome VI, Setaria_italica_v2.0, whole genome shotgun sequence and contains:
- the LOC101770204 gene encoding myb family transcription factor PHL8, whose translation is MSSSGGGQQQQGEGRPRLRWTSQLHGRFELAVAQLGGADKATPKSVLRAMAVPELTLYHLKSHLQKYRLAVSRGLITTSPGDNGEGANDRSSSSENEYDEDAVAELHGAFTADDGAGAKEGLCDSSRSMARMHREVQRKLQEQIEVQRHLQLRIEAQGRYLQSVLHRAYEVLSDDHNLGSPAATELSELASAVESGCLSSSSSLSPSPPRRRAAGSCVTSSSSWEAESHAAAGSKRPCTCAVEQPAQGKRTFLQQSHDHGAEEADADAEAEDGSSSEIDLNR
- the LOC101770878 gene encoding probable mannan synthase 11, producing MDAGGGHGGAISIVAEEAARVWAELPVHVDWAAVASQCAWAASRARALLVVPAVRALVYLSLGMTVMILVEKLFVCAVCLVVRALRLSPDRRYRWEPIAAGRGGDEESGDAAKYPMVLVQIPMYNEREVYKLSIGAACALEWPAGRFVVQVLDDSTDPVVKDLVEMECHRWMSKGVNIKYEVRGNRKGYKAGALKEGLKHDYVKDCQYIAMFDADFQPESDFLLRTIPFLVHNPEIALVQTRWKFVNSDECLLTRFQEMSLDYHFKYEQEAGSSVYSFFGFNGTAGVWRISAIDDAGGWKDRTTVEDMDLAVRAMLRGWKFVYIGDIKVKSELPSTFKAYRFQQHRWSCGPANLFKKMMVEILESKKVSLWSKIHLCYDFFFVGKVAAHTVTFIYYCFAIPVSVLLPEIQIPLWGVVYVPTVITLLKALGTPSSFHLVILWVLFENVMSLHRIKAAVSGLLDAGGRVNEWVVTEKLGDANKTKPNINGSDSIKVIDVKLTEPDVKLTEPLVPKLVKKRTRFWERYHCSELFVGTCIILCGCYDVFYAKKGYYIFLFLQGIAFLVAGFGYVGTLPPSTP